The nucleotide window GGTTATCATCAACAACCAGGCATTGACTATTTTGATACCTACAGCCCTGTTGTCAAACCTACCACTATTCGCACTGTACTAAGTCTTGCAATCTCTTCTGGTTGGACTCTTCGTCAATTAGACGTCAACAATGCGTTCCTTCATGGTACTCTTTCTGAGGACGTATATATGCAGCAACCTCCTGGATTTATTGATCCTACTCGGCCCCAACATGTTTGCAAACTCCATAAAGCTCTCTATGGCCTCAAACAGGCTCCTCGTGCATGGTTTCAGCGCCTCAGCTCTTTCCTCATTTGTTATGGGTTTCTCCAAAGCCGTGCCGACTCCTCCATGTTTATTTTTCGGAACAACTCTCACATGATGGTCTTACTTCTTTATGTCGACGACATTGTTCTCACCGGTAGTAGTACTTCTTCCCTTCTGAATTTCATTCGCATCTTGGGcactgaatttgatctcaaAGATCTTGGGCACCTCAATTATTTCCTGGGTATGGAGGTGACTTATTTGTCTGGTAGTCTTCATCTCACACAGAATAAATATACCATTGATTTACTCCAACGCAGTAACCTGTTGGAGTGCAAGCCTTGCTCCACACCCATGGCCTCGAAAGGCTCCTTATCCCGCACCACTGGTCATCCTCTATCTGACCCCTCCATTTATAGGCAGCTGGTTGGCACTCTCCAGTACTTAACTCTCACTCGTCCGGACATTGCCTACGCGGTTCAATTTGTGTCTCAGTTTATGGGCTCTCCTACTGATCTTCACATGGAAGCTGTCAAACGCATTCTTCGATACCTCAAGGGCACTCTTGGTCATGGTTTACCTTTCCATCCGTCCCCCCACTCCACCATTCTTGTTGCCTATTCGGATGCTGACTGGGCAGGTTGCCCCGATACACGTCGCTCAACAACTGGCTATTGCGTGTTCTTAGGGTCCAATTTAATTTCCTGGAGTGCTAAGAAACAACGTACGGTTTCCCGCTCTAGTGCCGAGGCAGAATACCGCGCCCTCGCCTATGCCTGCGCTGACACCATTTAGATACAGGGTCTCCTTCGTGAATTACACTTCCCGCTCCACCACCCCGTTCTCCTCAATTGTGACAATCTCTCTGCGACTTACATGGCTGCCAATCCTGTTTTTCATGCCCGCACGAAACATGTTGCTCTTGATTATCACTTTGTTCGCGAACGTGTTGCCTCCGGCACCCACAAAGTTTCCTTCATCCCCTCTGCTGCTCAGCTTGCTGATGTCTTTACCAAAGGCCTTCCTACCGACCGCTTTGCTCGCCTTGTCTCCAAACTTGTCTCTCCTCCGCCGCCAAGTTTGCGGGGGAGTGTTAGAGACCCTTCATATTCATGACAGTTACAGCAAGTTAGGGAGATTTCTGTTACATTTGTTAATACCCATCATTGCCTTGTTGTCTGTTACAATTCGGATATAACTCCCAGACCATTGCAGCTTataatccaatccaaactTGCACGGTGTAACAAACACCCCGTTATTGTGCTTAAAGCCTATTAGAAACCTAGTTGGAACTTGAACAGCTCAACATGAACTGAATTGGAATTGTGTTTAAATCAGTCATTCTCTTCTAAAAAATTAGACCCACCAAACATGGCATTTAATCATTTGCACATCTTAATTATTTTGAGGTATCGAATTGTTTTTAGGTGGAAACAGCCGGGAAACGTTTGAAAAAATGGGAAGACAAGAAGCTGCCTCCTCCTCTTCTGAAAAGCTGATGTGCTCAAATTTAAACAAGCTTTTCTAGTCTGTTGTTGCTCGATCGGGACAACCCAACTTCATATTTTACTGAATAATTCTGATGATCAAATACATTTGTAATGTGTTAATAAACATATGGGAGTCGAATGGTGTGCAAGtcaaaattctttttaattgaaCTAGACGTCTTTTGGCAGAACCATGTCCATTTTTTGTGGGTCTGATTTTAAATGAATTGGTTGGTTAGCTTCCTAGTCCATGCTACTAGTAAATGCGCCAATCAGGTCTCGTCAGTGCCCAGCAACGCAGCAATGACAAGTCACAATCAATTGAAAGTAAGTATAAATGTTGAGTaactataaaaatacaaatcatGAACTTAAACGGACGACCCGTCACCTCAATACTGAATGCATGATCGATAAAGCATATTTCTCccctttatatatttttgcaacttcatatcatatatattaGGGCTTTATAGCCTGATGCCGAAATAAACTTATTTCCTCCCACATCGTGTCGAAAAAGAATTCCTTGCCGTACCGTCAATATTATTCTTTCCAAGCACCCATTTCGTTTTCGTCCAACAAAAAAAGCAGCCATTTGCTGGATAGATCAAATTGTGGCAAAGCCTCCACAAACACCATAACCATAGTTTGTTAGTCCAATATGGTCAATGATCAAGACCAACTCCGCCAACCCATCTTAGACTCCGAACCCGACTCAGCAGCAGCCGAAGCCTCCGGCCATGGCGATGGCTTGGAGTCTCTACTTGAGAAGGTGCTATCTGACACCCAGCTGTCCTCCTTCAAGAGACTCCGCCTGGCCTCTTGGATTGAACTCAAGCTCCTCTTTCGCCTTGCAGCCCCTGCCGTCTTGGTGTATATCGTTAACTACCTCATGTCACTTTCCACTCGTGTCTTCGCCGGCCACCTCGGCAACCTTGAGCTCGCCGCCGCCTCCCTCGGCAACAGCGGCGTCCAACTCTTCGCCTACGGCCTCATGGTACACGTCCCACAACCTCAACTCTTGTTATGTTTCACTCTGTCAACTAAGAGTTGATGTGTCACATTGTTATGTTTCACTCTGGTTATGTTCTCATTCTTATCTTTTGCCGTCTGTCTGGCTCTTGTCTCATGCAGTTAGGCATGGGAAGTGCGGTGGAGACTCTATGTGGACAAGCCTACGGTGCCGAAAAATATGACATGTTAGGCATATACCTCCAAAGAGCAACCATAGTCCTAACCCTCACTGGCCTTCCACTGCTTCTCATCTTCCTCCTATCCAAACCCATCTTGATCTTATTTGGTGAGACACCAAAGCTGGCTGCAGCAGCCGCCGTTTATGTCTACGGCCTCATCCCACAAATCTTTGCCTACGCCATCAACTTCCCGatgcaaaagtttcttcaaGCCCAGAGAATTGTGGCCCCAAGTGCCTACATATCAGCAGCTACACTTGGAGTGCATTTAGTGCTGAGCTGGGTAGCTGTGTACAGGTTGGGCATGGGGTTGATCGGTGCGTCGTTGGTTCTGAGCTTGTCGTGGTGGATCATAGTTGGGGCCCAGTTCATTTACATCCTAAAGAGCAGTCGGTGCAAGGAGACGTGGACTGGGTTTAGTTTGGAAGCGTTTTCTGGGTTGTGGGATTTTCTGAAGCTATCGGCTGCATCGGCTGTGATGCTGTGCTTGGAGACTTGGTACTTTCAGGTATTAGTGTTGATTGCTGGGTTGCTCGAGAATCCTGAGCTCGCGTTAAATTCTTTGTCCATATggtaagaacaaaaatcatCTGATGCCTGCCTAATTAATTTTCACTGTCTACTGTAACTTCACCTTTATAGTTAGCTAGCTATTGAAATCACAATGATTGGTCTAACCCTAATTAACTAAAAGAGAAAGTAAAGTCTTTCTTTCCTTGggacttttcctttttcctgaTGAACATGCAttacaccttttttttttcaaaaaaaattaaacaagttAAAGCTTTCTACAATAAATATGTACAACCCTacggggtcgtttggtacacaggcttggcttggactggattggactaaatttagtaccatgtttgttcatttaattctagtcttagatgtgattgctaataccgggcccaccaaaaatacctcattaggaggggactactaaacccatgtagaaagggaggattagctagtcctatgttcACAATAtataagatgcatatattatattataatactaataacatatattattattattattattattattattattattacatacacatatactataatgtacatatatacatgtatatacacatatacatgtatattacgAGCCCGTACAAGACTGAAGGACAGACAAGACAATTAAGGACATTATCATTATCCTGCGTAAAGGACAGCCCCAGGCCCCAATGTAAGTGTAAGAGCTCCTTTCCATTATTGCCATCATTCACTCATGCATACGGAGTTCACCCAATTCCTTATATAAACACGTAATTAACCAAATTAAATGTTCAAGTAGGGATATTTCCACCcacttatttatttaggtaTATATACGTGTCTAAATGTATAAATTTGTGGATTAGTAAGTAATAATTAGTGTTGGTTTCGTGGCCTTATATGCATGCAGCATGGGGATATCTGGATTGCTGCTCATGGTTTCTGTCGGGTTTAATGCAGCTGCAaggtataaaaataattgatcgtatttgttgaataattaaGTGTAATGTTATGGATATAAGATTAACATACAGTTAATGATATTGTATGGGAACAGTGTGAGGGTAAGCAACGAGCTAGGTGCTGGGAATCCAAAGTCAGCAGCATTCTCAGTTCTAGTGGTAACAATTGTGTCGCTATTGATTGCGATCGTGGAAGCTGTGGTTGTGCTCTCCTTACGTCACGTCATCAGCTACGCCTTCACCGATGGTGAAACCGTGGCCAATGCTGTCTCCCACCTCACTCCTTACTTGGCCGTCACCCTTATTATTAACGGGATTCAACCAGTCCTGTCCGGTACGTAAAATCTTATATACTCCGCTAGCTAGCTATACCATCAATTTGGTATAGTGAATTCGGGATCATATTGGGGTTTGATTAGTTTTATATTATCCGATATGATACTTTTGGCAAAACACTAATGAAATGTGCGTGATATTGTTTTTGCTTTGATTGAACTAATAATTTAAGCAAGAGAACATAATTATACATCAAAATAGTAATCTATATATTTCCAACGGGTGAAATTGATcagcatatatataattaattaaattgtatCAAGTAATGTAGGGGTGGCTGTTGGATGTGGATGGCAAGCATTTGTGGCGTATGTGAATGTTGGATGCTATTACGTGGTTGGGATCCCATTAGGCTGTCTTCTTGGATTTAAGTTCGACTTTGGTGCTGAGGTAACTATATAACGGAAAGGCTATAATGAGGAGTTTAGAGTAAGGAGTTTATTTGAGGGGTTCAACCGCACCATCAACAAATGTAAGGAAATCAATGGACTTAAACTTTTGAAATGATTTGACGGTGGCATTGAAACCCTCAAATAAGCTCCTCACTCTAACTCCTCATTGTAGAAGCTCCCACTATATAATACTACTTCTTCCAACTTAGCATACATCGAGTTGGACAAGAAAAGTAGGGTGAAAAAGGAGAGGTGACAAAACtatcttttgattttgaatgtaCAGGGGATCTGGACAGGGATGATAGGAGGAACATTGATGCAGACCATCATCTTACTGTGGGTAACATTTCGTACGGACTGGAATAAAGAGGTAATTAATAACTTCAATGAATATGCTTTGTGAGAAATACTTGAGCGCATGTTCAGTCAAAGCTAAATTTGGCACCGCAGAACAGAACATACCAAAGTTTCCTCAATCTTAGTAGTAGCCCTATCAGGCCCAACTGTAAATATATTCCAGAAACCAGTCTTGAACCGTCCACAATGATCCAGGCCCAAAATGTTGATATTCGTTTCATCGGGCTTGAAGCTCAATAAAAGACCTAGTTGGAACTTGAGCTCACTTCGACCTCGCCGTAGCAAGATGACTCGGCATGGACATGATTGAAGTTGTATCCAAGCCAGTCCTTCTCACCAGATGTGTCGTTTATTCACACTTGCGtatcttaattattttcagGTGGGCACGGCTATAAACCGTTTGGAAAAATGGGATGACAGAAAAGAAGcggcctcctcctcctcctcctcctctaaaaAGCTGATGTGCTCAAATTTAGACCAGTAGTTTTTTCTGGTATGCAGcccaaatttatattttactgGGGAGATGATCGATTTCATGTTTGTATTCTCATTGGATCTCTGATTACCAATATCAAAGGCTAATAAGCTAGCTACGTTCGTACGTACAAGTAATGTGTTTAGATAGCTGTTGCATCGGGCTCGAGAAGTGATCGTGAGTTAGCTCAAGTTGATTAAATTTGAACACAAACTTATCCAcagatatataatataagtcCGAGACCACATGGCTGAACTGAACATGCTGTCGTCCTAATCAATCACCTTGAAACACCTGTTGATTAATCTGGTGGAGCCGCCGAGGACCTGACGTGAACTGAACCCTCAAGAGTCTTGCCATATATGGTATGCATCATGCATGAGATGAAATATAAGGAAGGAGGAAATCAATGAGATAAAGGCGTGCCATGCATAATGAAACGAGCTTGCTACTTGCTGGAGATTagcataatttatatttattttcataatattatatgtataagATAAGAAAATGAGACAAAGCGCGTCAAGCATGAATTCAGCCGACGCTTGTGATTAATTATCTTAATTTAGTCAGCTTTGACGAACCTAATCAAGgcaacttaattaattataacatGGGTTTGTCAAGTCTAAGTAAATAATTAAAGGCGAAACCCAGAACTTTTCCAGACGGGAATTAGGCTAGTTGGATTTATGGGTTGGTCTAGCTCTGGGCCAGTTATATATGAAATAAATTGTGGAATTACTTGAGGGAGTTGACTTCTTTGCAAAAACTATGAATatctttgaaaattgaaacaacATCTATAATTTATATCCCATAACTTTCCAACCTACCAGCCAAATCCCCAATAAAATAAGGTAAAAACACTTCAATACATTGCAGGGCAGCCATGTTATTGGTCAGTAAGTATAGCACGTTAATTAGATCCATATAACTATACTTAAGCCATAAGCTAGGCGCGTGCTTCTCCTTAaaatcattttaaattattttaagtgATTATAGAAAAGCACATTGGAGGTTCTTCTTctcatatataaataattttgtgcCTCATAAAATCACTCCCAAACAAACCCTCATTTGTCTTTAATTATAAAGTGCTTAATTGTGTGCTCATTTGCATGTAATAATTTCCAAGCGTACGAACGAATGTTTGAACCCAAAATATCTTCAAGCCAAAGCCAAGCTGAGATTGCTTGTTTATGTGAAAAGAAGCATCAAGCAAGCAAACTATGTAACATcccatattatatttatctgtGAGCAAAAATCGAACACCAAAATTACAACCGGGTATTTCTAAAAACGATAAGAGacacaacacaaccaaaaGTGGTTCAATTAAGTGAACAAAGCTGGAAGACTGGCGCCAATGGTTCCCTCCCCGCGGCCAAACAAAGTCTTGCAAGTTTTCAGTTGACTAAAAACTTGCTTATAAACGCAGACTCTGGCTGCAGATATACTTAGCAGCATGctcttcctcaacttctttAATCTCCTCCCAATCTTCAGCTTCAACTTTCGTATTCTGATCCTCAAATTCACCGGCCTTCTTCGCGTTTCTGCTTGCTGCAACACTTTGTAGATCAAGAACTGCGCTCGTCGATGAATGACCTCTTCTGGGTCCTCCTTGTCCATCTTTGAGTAGGCATATGGCTTTCTGATCATAACAGCCATTTCCTTCAAGAtatcgagagagagagagagagagagagagagagagagagagagagagagagagagagagagagagagagatttaatGTGTTATGGTTATGTGAGCTGAGATGAGATTAATTAAGTGGGATTTATAGAGAGAGCCTTGAAGAGTTGGTAATGGAGGTGTAGGGTCAGGTCAGagaggaggtcatattttTGCTGATGAAGCAGAAGCATGTGCACTAgtaatgtttgtttgtttacacAAATAATGGAGAGAAAAACTGCAGGCACTGAGCTGGCCTTTAATATCATCTCCTTTGTGTGAATTAACTAAAaccaattccattataaaattCAGTTTAATTTTCCATGATTAAAAAAGAAGGGTTCATTTAATTTGTCATGCAGAGTGCCTCAAGGTATGAACATCAGTAGATCACTACTGAATTATATGTTATAGAATAAAAAGATCTAATCCTTTGGTTTTGGATCAGATGCCATTTGGGATGTGAATGGTTGATTAAGAAAGGGGTAATGTGTACGTAAACCATGTGGTTCAATCAATTGGATGATCAAGAAATTAAGAGCAGTGATTGTGGTATTTAAGTATTAGTTCATGCATTTACTTAATCGATGCATACGACTTATTGAAAATTGTGTAGTTTACACTTCAAACCAGGAGAGTTTTTTACATAGGTACATGAATGTGTAAACATATAGTAATATCTCGaaattcattcaaatttaCTAACCGTTAACTTTTTGACTTACAAATTTTCGTTGTATCTTAACACatagtatattattatttgttttaatttgaaaatataaaattgaattaagattGTATTATTAGTCATTAAAGACCAGCTTTGCAAACATAAGCAAGCACACCGCCAGAGTAAAGTAGAGTTTAGGAAGTGAAAGGTGATGCAGGCTGGCCGTCATTGGATGATTGATGAGGTGAGCTCTGAAgtcaaaggaagaagaagaggaaacatGAGGCTTGCCCATGTATAGAACAGACAAAAACCTCCACCGGCATGAGGGATCttcgaaaataaaaactcataaATAATTgccattaaattaaattatagaaagaaaaaaagctttAAAGAGTCTGTACAGAGTGAACTCAAAAAACTAACGGGGATAGCAAAAGTTATTCCGATTAATAACATATTGACACGTGAAAAACTTATCATATGTATCATTACGTTATTCatcagaaataataaaaagtaatatCCCAATGACATGAGAGTTTCTCTCCCAAAGGAGACAAACATGTTGTCCTTCAAGTGGTTTCGCAGTGGCTTTTGATGAATAAGTCAACCCTCCAACGGCTTGGGCCTGACAAAAACAAGAGTGACGTTGTTGCCATTTTTAAATTCAAGGATGCAACAAGAGAACGATGACGtttcatcaattaaatcagAGTATATTATCAGACCATGCTTGCATTCGGCATCATCATAGAGGCATCTATAATTAGTATTATTCATGTACAATTTATTTGGTTCAGTTTCGTACGTCTCTCATCCCCAAGTAGATATTCAGTTTCCTGCATGAACTAGGCATTCAATTATTTCATATTAAAGAATTTGTGAATGTTTAAATTATCCATTACTCAAAACTTATAAAGGTACTCATTGCAAGTTAAATTAGTTGGTTAGGGTAGTAAGTCCGGCTCTTTGCATTTAAGTTCGAGTCTTcttttcaataaataatagTCCAAACTACTTTAAGTGAGTCTAATTTACAATAAGGAGAAGTCGAACTTGGGTAAAAGAGGACGAGCTGACTAAAAGAGACTCGAACTTAAGTGTAAATGAATGACGTAACATTTGTAGTGTTTTTTCAAGGTTAAGCCCAAGTTTTCCAGGGTTAAGGCCTTCCCCTGCCTTAGTGGGCTAGTTAAGATGCCCAACTCCTCAAGGAAGGGCAGACTGTAAGTAAGCCTTGTCCAGGCCCAACGCTTAGTGACAAGAAAGAATAATACACACCAAGACAAACCTCAGGCAGAAACGCTCGTTTCtggaaaacttgaaaaaaaataaaacgcgTTATCTGAAACTGGAAGTGCTTTCACTGCCAAAATCTCAGATCGGCTAAAGCCCATGGCAACCTCCTCCGACAAGCCCCCGCCAGCTCCTTCACCGACCTCCGTCAAGCCCGAGACGCCGGGATCCGCCACTCCACGTCAAACCCAACCGAGCCCGAGCGCCGACGCTAACGTCATCCTCGTCCCCAGCTACTCCAGCTGGTTCTCGCCGGACCATATCCACCACTGCGAGGTCCGGTTCCTCCCGGAGTTCTTCGACTCTCGCTCTCCGTCCAAAAACCCTACCCTTTACAAGTACTACCGCAACACCATCGTCAAGCACTCCAGAGCTGTCAACCCTTCTCGGAAGCTCACCTTCACCGAGGCCCGCAAGGCTCTAGTTGGCGACGTCGGCTCCGTTCGGAGGGTTTTTGATTTCCTCGAGGCCTGGGGTTTGATCAATTACACTCCTTCCGCGCTCAACAAGCCCCTCCGGTGGGAGGACAAGGACAGCAAGGCCGCCGCCGCCTCTCATGGCGGCGCTGAATCCCCCTCCGGCGGTCCCAAGGACTCTGCTTCCGCTCCCAACAAGGAGAGCCCCAAGAAGAGGACTTGCAATGGCTGCAAGTCTCTTTGTAGCATTGCCtgctttgtttctgaaaaGGTCTGTCCTTTTCCAATGTCATTCTTTTGCTACCATGATATATTGGGAATTGAATTGATTCATTTAACATTTGTTGTAATTATTGGGAATTGAAttgattaattttgattttgcttgTAAAAAAGACTGACTTGCAATCCATTAGTGTCATATTGCTGCTATGGTTTCTGCAACTGatgttttgaatttaattGTTGGGAACAGAATGATATGACGCTGTGTGCAAGGTGCTATGTTCGTGGGAACTATCAGATTGGTGTGAGTTCTTCAGATTTCAGGCGGGTTGAGATCAATGAAGAGACGGGGAATGGCTGGGCTGATAAGGATACTCTGCATCTCTTAGAAGGCCTCATGCATTATGGTGATGATTGGAGGAAGGTTGCACAACATGTTGGTAGAAGTGAGAAGGAATGTGTtgctcattttctcaagattcCTTTCGGTGAGGAATTGAATGGAGATTTGGATTCTGGGAATTTGGATCACAAGCCTAGTAGTGCATTGCAGGACAATGCAGGTGATGCCGAATTCGGAATGGAGGGTAATGGTGATGGTACAACACCGTCTCTAGGTAAAAGAATGCGTCTCACGCCTCTTGCAGATGCGAGCAACCCAATTATGGCTCAGACGGCCTTTCTGTCAGCGTTGGCGGGCGTAAAGGTTGCAGAAGCTGCTGCTTGCGCCGCTGTAACTACGCTGTGTGGGGCGGATTATGAGACAAGTAGAATGAGTGCTGGATTTCGGGCTTCGAATGCAAGACAGCATGAAACTGATGCTGCATTGAATGGAGACACCAACCTAGATGCACTGGGGGCAAATTTTGTAGATGCAAATTCACAGCTTGAGAAGGAAGGGCTGGATGTGGGAAGAGCACTTTCTGGGATTACAGGGGTGCAGATGAAAGAGATCCAAGGGAAGATTGATCGTTTTGAGGCGTTGGATTTGCAGATGGAGAAAGAATGGGAACAACTGGAGCAAATGAGAAACATGCTCTTTGTTGACCAGATGACGCTTTTAATTCATCAAAGTTCTGCACCAAAAACTGCAGAACGGATGCAGGAGAAGAATGTAATAATAGATTGATTTTCCAATAGTTCATGTAAGCTATTTTTAGCCAGAACTGATGTATGAATTAATGTTTTCTTACATAGACGAATAATTCAGTGACAAAAACATAGAAGAACTTTGTCCCGCATCTTCCTACAGTGATGGATCCTACACTTCAGGCTATTAATACATTAGCTACAGGGCCTTTTAGCAATGACATTATCAGGCTTAATTCAGTGACAACTATAATACAGTTAAAGATTTACAATCAAATTCCATTAGGTCACGTGTCACATGTAAAATAAGTTGCCTTATCCACAACACTTTAAGCTCTGCTTAATATTAAGCTTCTTACTATTCTCTACaacaacaaatttaaaaaaaaaatatagaagaaAAGAGCACACCTCCAATATAGAGATTACAGCAAACCAAATTGTCATGAACTCACGtctgctctctctctagaCCCTTCTGGTGGATATATGTCCTGTACCCATTCAATCTCTGCAGCACGGTACCTGAAGAGCACatcaaaagataaaaatattgaacaaGAGCAGTAACTAAAGATCAAATGAATGGTTAGACATCTCATAAGACAACTCACCCATCTTGGTCCCAAGATCACCGTCGGCGACTTTCAATCTGCATGAAATGGTATTATTATAAGTATGTGAATggatcattaaaaaataaacatcatAACTTCAAACAAAATACGTTCTGACATGGAAATATTTATCATAGATAAGCCTATTAGTTAATTTGCAACCTTGGGTGTATAAATAAAGACCAAAAATAAAGGATAATTGTTCATTAAATGAAAAGTAGATCAGTTTTAGCATTCATAATGTATTAAAACAATGTAAACA belongs to Prunus persica cultivar Lovell chromosome G4, Prunus_persica_NCBIv2, whole genome shotgun sequence and includes:
- the LOC18778561 gene encoding uncharacterized protein LOC18778561; its protein translation is MAVMIRKPYAYSKMDKEDPEEVIHRRAQFLIYKVLQQAETRRRPVNLRIRIRKLKLKIGRRLKKLRKSMLLSISAARVCVYKQVFSQLKTCKTLFGRGEGTIGASLPALFT
- the LOC18779430 gene encoding SWI/SNF complex subunit SWI3B, whose product is MATSSDKPPPAPSPTSVKPETPGSATPRQTQPSPSADANVILVPSYSSWFSPDHIHHCEVRFLPEFFDSRSPSKNPTLYKYYRNTIVKHSRAVNPSRKLTFTEARKALVGDVGSVRRVFDFLEAWGLINYTPSALNKPLRWEDKDSKAAAASHGGAESPSGGPKDSASAPNKESPKKRTCNGCKSLCSIACFVSEKNDMTLCARCYVRGNYQIGVSSSDFRRVEINEETGNGWADKDTLHLLEGLMHYGDDWRKVAQHVGRSEKECVAHFLKIPFGEELNGDLDSGNLDHKPSSALQDNAGDAEFGMEGNGDGTTPSLGKRMRLTPLADASNPIMAQTAFLSALAGVKVAEAAACAAVTTLCGADYETSRMSAGFRASNARQHETDAALNGDTNLDALGANFVDANSQLEKEGLDVGRALSGITGVQMKEIQGKIDRFEALDLQMEKEWEQLEQMRNMLFVDQMTLLIHQSSAPKTAERMQEKNVIID
- the LOC18779197 gene encoding protein DETOXIFICATION 40 codes for the protein MVNDQDQLRQPILDSEPDSAAAEASGHGDGLESLLEKVLSDTQLSSFKRLRLASWIELKLLFRLAAPAVLVYIVNYLMSLSTRVFAGHLGNLELAAASLGNSGVQLFAYGLMLGMGSAVETLCGQAYGAEKYDMLGIYLQRATIVLTLTGLPLLLIFLLSKPILILFGETPKLAAAAAVYVYGLIPQIFAYAINFPMQKFLQAQRIVAPSAYISAATLGVHLVLSWVAVYRLGMGLIGASLVLSLSWWIIVGAQFIYILKSSRCKETWTGFSLEAFSGLWDFLKLSAASAVMLCLETWYFQVLVLIAGLLENPELALNSLSICMGISGLLLMVSVGFNAAASVRVSNELGAGNPKSAAFSVLVVTIVSLLIAIVEAVVVLSLRHVISYAFTDGETVANAVSHLTPYLAVTLIINGIQPVLSGVAVGCGWQAFVAYVNVGCYYVVGIPLGCLLGFKFDFGAEGIWTGMIGGTLMQTIILLWVTFRTDWNKEVGTAINRLEKWDDRKEAASSSSSSSKKLMCSNLDQ